In the Sediminibacter sp. Hel_I_10 genome, one interval contains:
- a CDS encoding DUF418 domain-containing protein gives MTFIFLLLNEHWGDFFKMNFGNTFTRIGFILEEGRLFKVFGIFLIGICAGRHIRNHQLLNNAPFLKRIAIFGLLLGLPMSGLRAYIELMLAPSQLNSFLITLTYALGTVPCALGYAALIALIYRNKPHLLQWIAPAGKMAFTNYILQTVFGIAFFYKLGLGLAGEFGFTVIMLIAMSYFLMEVLFSTIWLKYFKYGPLEWLWRQLTYGKRLQISKSKAL, from the coding sequence ATGACATTCATATTTCTATTGCTTAATGAGCATTGGGGAGACTTTTTTAAAATGAACTTTGGTAACACCTTTACCCGTATTGGTTTTATTTTAGAGGAAGGCCGCCTCTTTAAAGTATTTGGAATTTTCCTCATAGGTATTTGTGCTGGCCGCCATATTCGTAATCATCAGCTTTTAAACAACGCTCCGTTTCTCAAACGCATCGCAATTTTCGGATTACTTTTAGGTTTGCCAATGAGCGGATTGAGAGCTTACATAGAGTTGATGTTAGCACCCTCTCAACTTAATAGTTTTCTAATTACCCTGACCTATGCTCTTGGCACAGTTCCTTGTGCGTTGGGCTATGCCGCTCTTATTGCGCTTATTTACAGAAACAAACCTCATCTTCTACAATGGATTGCTCCTGCTGGCAAAATGGCATTTACCAACTACATTTTACAAACGGTATTTGGCATTGCATTTTTTTATAAACTCGGGCTAGGGCTCGCCGGAGAATTTGGTTTCACCGTAATTATGCTCATTGCTATGAGCTATTTTTTAATGGAAGTGCTCTTTAGCACCATATGGCTCAAGTATTTTAAATATGGGCCTTTAGAGTGGTTGTGGCGTCAGTTGACCTACGGAAAACGTCTGCAAATTTCTAAAAGTAAAGCCTTATGA
- a CDS encoding DUF418 domain-containing protein, whose translation MVQHQQNQLKPLQQEQRIHFLDILRGLAIKFIFMANILFFSGAFFMAPENRNSNFVLASDDLLSFVSYLIIDGKFYSIFSLLFGIGCFVQYQKLQKQEKPFAPFFRRRMFWLLAFGLIHLVGFWLGDILTLYALLGFVIIPFINVSDKKLLSFACVLILLPILNWLLIYYFGVDYPHYLFQTSTEIWSYYGFPQSEWQGKTYNDIHISIA comes from the coding sequence ATGGTACAGCATCAACAAAACCAGCTTAAACCGCTTCAGCAAGAACAACGCATTCATTTTTTAGATATCTTAAGAGGCCTTGCCATAAAATTCATTTTTATGGCGAATATTTTATTTTTTTCAGGAGCGTTCTTTATGGCTCCTGAAAACAGAAACTCAAATTTCGTTTTAGCGTCAGATGACCTACTCTCTTTTGTATCATACCTGATCATTGATGGGAAATTCTACTCTATTTTCTCGCTGCTCTTCGGGATAGGTTGCTTTGTACAATATCAAAAACTTCAAAAGCAGGAAAAACCATTTGCACCATTTTTTAGACGACGTATGTTTTGGTTATTGGCCTTTGGATTGATTCATTTGGTTGGCTTTTGGTTAGGAGATATCTTAACCTTATACGCGCTTTTGGGTTTTGTGATCATTCCGTTTATAAACGTCTCAGACAAAAAATTACTCAGCTTCGCCTGTGTTCTTATCCTATTGCCCATACTCAATTGGCTCCTCATTTATTATTTTGGGGTTGATTACCCACATTACCTTTTTCAAACCAGTACAGAGATCTGGTCCTACTACGGTTTTCCTCAATCAGAATGGCAGGGAAAAACCTATAATGACATTCATATTTCTATTGCTTAA